One Accipiter gentilis chromosome 25, bAccGen1.1, whole genome shotgun sequence genomic region harbors:
- the GSC gene encoding homeobox protein goosecoid has product MPVSMFSIDNILAARPRCKDSVLLPPSAAPVVFPSLHGDSLYGSASDYGGFYSRAVAPASALPPAVTGSRLGYNNYYYGQLHVPASPVGPSCCGAVPPLGAQQCSCVPPAGYEGTGSVLMSPVPHQMLPYMNVGTLSRTELQLLNQLHCRRKRRHRTIFTDEQLEALENLFQETKYPDVGTREQLARRVHLREEKVEVWFKNRRAKWRRQKRSSSEESENAQKWNKASKTSPEKRQEDGKSDLDSDS; this is encoded by the exons ATGCCTGTGAGCATGTTCAGCATCGACAATATCCTGGCGGCCAGACCTCGCTGCAAGGACTCGGTGCTGCTGCCCCCGAGCGCCGCGCCCGTCGTCTTCCCCAGCCTCCACGGGGACTCGCTCTACGGCAGCGCCTCCGACTACGGCGGATTTTACTCCCGGGCGGTGGCACCCGCCTCCGCCCTGCCGCCGGCCGTCACCGGATCTCGGCTCGGCTACAACAACTACTACTACGGGCAGCTGCATGTGCCCGCGTCCCCCGTCGGCCCGTCCTGCTGCGGGGCCGTGCCGCCCCTGGGCGCCCAGCAGTGCTCCTGCGTCCCCCCCGCAG GTTACGAGGGCACTGGGTCAGTCCTGATGTCCCCTGTTCCCCATCAGATGTTGCCCTACATGAACGTGGGCACTTTGTCCCGGACGGAGCTGCAGTTACTCAACCAGCTGCACTGCAGGCGAAAAAGACGGCATCGGACTATCTTCACTGACGAGCAGCTAGAAGCGTTGGAAAACCTCTTCCAGGAAACGAAATACCCAGACGTGGGCACCAGGGAACAGCTGGCCAGAAGGGTGCACTTGAGGGAGGAAAAAGTGGAG GTTTGGTTCAAAAACCGCCGGGCAAAGTGGAGGAGGCAAAAGCGATCGTCTTCGGAGGAGTCGGAAAACGCACAAAAGTGGAATAAAGCGTCTAAAACGTCTCCGGAGAAGCGACAAGAGGACGGGAAAAGTGACTTGGACTCCGACAGCTGA